From Oncorhynchus mykiss isolate Arlee chromosome 6, USDA_OmykA_1.1, whole genome shotgun sequence, the proteins below share one genomic window:
- the LOC110515628 gene encoding prostaglandin E2 receptor EP4 subtype-like has translation MSNNTVTGRTMVPTIPSIMFIFGVVGNVIAIVVLCKSRKEQKETTFYTLVCGLAVTDLLGTLLASPVTIATYVKGSWPGGDPLCQYFGFILLFFSLAGLSIICAMSVERYLAINHAYFYNDYVDQRLAGLTLLAIYISNALFCAMPSMGLGQVKKQYPQTWCFIEWRSNVSTDATFSYIYAGSSSILILATVICNVLVCGALIRMHRQFVRRMSLGTDPGRNTDPRRRRNFGNLAGAEIQMVIVLICTSAVVLICSIPLVVQVFLNQLYKTPVELRLEKNPDLRAIRFASFNPILDPWIYILLRKAMLLKLIEQIKCLFCQIGARRQQRQNCHQCPSIISSRESPSLVSRELREVSSTSQTVLYLPEGSETYTGSCHHTGEQFGFRTSSVQNPRSSYSSGQSNTEDGSRETTHLTRDLSGVAGKTTQSCVKDQALHVSLSNETVQEKCI, from the exons ATGAGTAACAATACTGTGACCGGGAGGACCATGGTCCCGACTATACCTTCCATCATGTTTATTTTCGGAGTGGTGGGAAATGTAATCGCCATCGTGGTGCTCTGCAAGTCCAGGAAAGAGCAGAAGGAGACCACGTTCTACACGCTGGTTTGCGGTCTGGCAGTTACGGACCTTTTGGGGACCCTCCTGGCCAGTCCAGTCACCATCGCCACTTATGTGAAAGGATCTTGGCCAGGCGGGGACCCACTCTGCCAGTATTTCGgattcatcctcctcttcttctctttagCGGGGCTCAGCATCATATGCGCAATGTCCGTAGAGAGATACTTGGCGATAAACCATGCGTATTTCTACAACGACTATGTGGATCAGAGACTGGCGGGGTTGACTCTTCTGGCTATCTACATCTCCAATGCGCTTTTCTGCGCTATGCCTAGTATGGGTCTGGGACAAGTCAAAAAGCAGTACCCACAAACCTGGTGCTTCATAGAGTGGCGGAGCAACGTGAGTACTGATGCCACATTTTCTTACATCTACGCGGGATCAAGTTCGATTCTAATTCTGGCCACGGTGATCTGTAACGTTCTGGTGTGCGGGGCTTTGATCCGGATGCACCGGCAGTTCGTTCGGAGGATGTCGTTGGGGACAGACCCAGGGCGAAACACAGACCCAAGAAGGAGACGCAACTTCGGGAATCTGGCCGGCGCGGAGATCCAGATGGTGATTGTACTCATATGCACCTCAGCGGTGGTGCTCATATGCTCCATTCCACTAGTT GTGCAGGTGTTTCTGAACCAGCTGTATAAGACTCCGGTGGAGCTGAGACTGGAAAAGAACCCAGATCTGCGGGCGATCCGCTTCGCTTCCTTCAACCCCATCCTGGACCCCTGGATCTACATCCTCCTCCGCAAGGCCATGCTCCTCAAGCTCATTGAGCAGATCAAATGTCTGTTCTGTCAGATAGGAGCACGGCGGCAGCAGAGACAGAACTGCCACCAGTGCCCCTCCATCATCTCCTCTCGAGAGTCACCCTCACTGGTATCCCGTGAGCTGAGGGAGGTGTCCAGCACCTCTCAGACTGTTCTCTACCTGCCCGAAGGAAGTGAGACGTACACAGGAAGCTGTCATCACACAGGAGAGCAGTTTGGGTTCCGCACTTCCTCTGTCCAAAACCCCCGAAGTTCTTATTCATCAGGGCAGAGCAATACAGAGGACGGGAGCAGAGAAACGACACATCTAACCAGGGACCTTTCTGGTGTGGCAGGAAAGACCACTCAGTCATGTGTGAAAGACCAGGCTCTTCATGTGTCGCTAAGCAATGAGACAGTACAGGAGAAATGCATATAA
- the LOC110525952 gene encoding zinc finger protein 366, with translation MMDTDVLGFRPDRRSPLREDLRPVSHPSLYLSQSPLYLNLPKRSLSPTREAYSTTFSPLTHHLPMGLEDIHYTQGEGSQKRKRTPFKMEGSESPTPGDMEEVERRGNTRTVDLSHLPFSLPSHPRLSPSPMPIPGMIDLTRLQLHNRARSRYDPPMGLAMQVKQEPISPSPLWPPSPLLLHHPPPPFFPSLHPSLIPFPFFMPGPVMHLSPGAFYPREALRPGRCGPDGGPRGGMTSIEKLGLNIHIDDSYYVDVGGDQKRWKCRMCEKSYTSKYNLVTHILGHSGIKPHGCHLCGKLFKQLSHLHTHLLTHQGTRPHKCQVCHKAFTQTSHLKRHMMQHSDVKPYSCGVCGRGFAYPSELRAHELKHEKGQENVCVECGLDFPSLAQLKRHLTAHRGPTLYRCSECQKSFQYPSQLQNHMMKHKDIRPYICSECGMEFIQSHHLKQHTLTHKGVKEHKCRICGREFTLLANMKRHILIHTNIRAYQCHLCFKSFVQKQTLKAHMIVHSDIKPYKCKLCGKEFNRMHNLMGHMHLHSDSRPFKCLYCPSKFTLKGNLTRHMKVKHGIMDRGLDARVSRRQGRFCLSAPLGLLTRYSQEEPFDLSQKPRRPRPCLRLSQSDGESVPGSSCQDEDEEESLYRRSQYSPEVYQHHTGGQVYRSETAKQMYRKDMETSGQVYPPGADGEVYQPVPEPGDADKQLYQCVTGRQVYDSDSELGDQLYQPNLELGDQMYETESEEGEHHIGGKLCYPQSGNTGEHTYHSDSEVGSQSYHSDPDQLEIGDQLYQPDPDQLEIGDQVYHSDPGEEMMDTPEPCEKDYHSDPGVLTKNVGTDEEEEEDLVRAGSRVEEEQRKQFRRYLSREEYRRVRSYNDSKSSSSTE, from the exons ATGATGGACACAGATGTCCTAGGTTTCAGACCAGACAGGAGGAGTCCTCTTAGGGAAGACCTGAGGCCTGTCTCTCACCCCAGTCTTTACCTGAGCCAATCTCCACTCTACCTGAACCTCCCCAAACGCTCCCTGTCCCCGACCAGAGAGGCCTACAGCACCACCTTCAGCCCTctgactcaccatctccctatgggcCTTGAGGATATTCATTACACCCAGGGCGAAGGCTCCCAAAAACGCAAAAGAACTCCATTCAAAATGGAGGGTTCCGAATCCCCCACTCctggagacatggaggaggtggAGCGTCGTGGCAACACCAGGACTGTTGATCTCTCCCACCTTCcgttctccctcccttctcatccacgtctctctccctctcccatgccCATCCCAGGTATGATTGACCTGACCCGGCTCCAGCTGCACAACAGGGCTCGGTCTAGGTATGATCCACCTATGGGCCTGGCAATGCAGGTGAAACAGGAACCAATCAGCCCCTCACCTCTGtggcctccctctcctctcctcctgcaccaccctcctcccccattctttccctctctccaccccagcCTCATCCCCTTCCCCTTTTTCATGCCTGGGCCTGTCATGCACCTCTCTCCTGGAGCCTTCTACCCCAGAGAGGCCCTCAGACCTGGTCGGTGTGGCCCAGACGGAGGCCCCCGAGGTGGGATGACCAGCATTGAGAAGCTAGGTCTCAACATCCACATTGATGACAGCTACTACGTAGATGTAGGGGGAGACCAGAAGCGTTGGAAGTGCCGTATGTGTGAGAAGTCATACACCTCCAAGTATAACCTAGTCACACACATCCTGGGCCACAGCGGGATCAAGCCTCACGGCTGCCACCTGTGTGGGAAGCTGTTCAAACAGCTGAGCCACCTGCACACCCACCTTCTTACCCACCAGGGCACAAGGCCACACAAGTGCCAGGTGTGCCACAAAGCCTTCACCCAGACCAGCCATCTGAAGAGACACATGATGCAACATAGTGATGTGAAGCCATACAG ttgtGGGGTATGTGGGAGGGGCTTTGCCTATCCTAGTGAGCTGCGGGCCCATGAGCTGAAGCATGAGAAGGGCCAGgagaacgtgtgtgtagagtgtggtCTAGACTTCCCCTCTCTGGCCCAGCTCAAGAGACACCTGACGGCCCACAGAGGACCCACCCTCTACAG GTGTAGTGAGTGCCAGAAGAGCTTCCAGTACCCCAGTCAGCTGCAGAACCACATGATGAAGCACAAAGACATCCGGCCATACATCTGCAGCGAGTGTGGCATGGAGTTCATACAGTCCCATCACCTCAAacagcacacactcacacataaa gGGGTGAAGGAGCACAAGTGTCGTATCTGTGGTCGTGAGTTCACCCTTCTGGCCAACATGAAGCGCCACATCCTGATCCATACTAACATCCGGGCCTACCAGTGCCACCTCTGCTTCAAGAGCTTTGTCCAGAAACAGACCCTCAAGGCCCACATGATCGTCCACTCTGACATCAAACCCTACAAATGCAAG CTGTGTGGGAAGGAGTTCAACAGAATGCATAACCTGATGGGCCATATGCACCTGCACTCTGACAGCAGGCCCTTTAAGTGCCTCTACTGCCCCAGCAAGTTCACTCTGAAGGGAAATCTCACCCGCCACATGAAAGTCAAACATGGGATCATGGATAGGGGCCTGGATGCAAGAG TGTCCAGGCGACAGGGGCGCTTCTGCCTGTCGGCCCCTCTGGGCCTCCTGACCCGTTACAGCCAGGAAGAGCCCTTTGACCTCTCCCAGAAGCCCAGGCGGCCGCGGCCCTGCCTGCGCCTCTCCCAGTCGGATGGGGAGAGCGTCCCGGGGAGCTCCTGTCAGgacgaggatgaggaggagagccTGTACAGGAGGAGCCAGTACAGCCCTGAGGTCTACCAACACCACACTGGGGGACAGGTGTACAGGTCTGAGACAGCTAAACAGATGTATAGAAAGGATATGGAGACTAGTGGACAGGTGTACCCTCCTGGGGCAGATGGTGAGGTTTATCAGCCTGTTCCAGAGCCAGGTGATGCAGATAAGCAGTTGTACCAGTgtgtgacaggtagacaggtgtATGACTCTGACTCAGAGCTAGGTGACCAGCTGTACCAACCTAACCTAGAATTAGGTGACCAGATGTATGAAACGGAGTCAGAGGAAGGTGAACACCACATAGGTGGCAAGCTGTGTTATCCACAGTCAGGTAATACAGGTGAACATACGTACCACTCAGATTCCGAGGTAGGTAGCCAGTCGTACCATTCTGACCCAGACCAGCTAGAGATAGGTGACCAGCTGTACCAGCCTGACCCAGACCAGCTAGAGATAGGTGACCAGGTGTACCATTCTGATCCAGGCGAGGAGATGATGGACACACCTGAACCATGTGAAAAAGACTACCACTCAGACCCTGGTGTCTTAACAAAAAACGTAGGGactgatgaggaggaagaggaggatttgGTGAGAGCTGGGAGCAGGGTGGAGGAAGAACAGAGAAAGCAGTTTAGACGTTATCTTAGCAGGGAAGAATACAGACGTGTAAGGAGTTATAACGACAGTAAGAGTTCCTCTTCTACCGAGTAG
- the mrps27 gene encoding 28S ribosomal protein S27, mitochondrial has protein sequence MAAYTLKRCLGAVKVIHKCGNHRFIARRCLLSTPYTDTKLWDAREKDHQNLALLASLMDRTYDRNFPVSSLSISRFIDNISSREEVDQAEYYLYKFRHSPNCWYLRDWTVHSWVRQCLRYGARDKALHTLKNKVQYGMFPDDFTFNILIDSFIKDEDFKGACSVVEEVMLQESFDLPTTQILSLYALSNYLATKPELSMSEERALGASLLISGLKQDGSIGLSAQLLGCALLGKVEMGAGIHAVFRGMPLMWTPGYLGRALAVMERVAAAPGDGKLSKDAVDYLEGLLQDLSSASDSSSGEDDESGGDEGKKEEEVDEDDQAERDKLPLYASRFKDLSGQLQSRGKVDPSPLQVLVSSLVQQSLASAEGPDMEQYQRKVGEWEAERQQLIRREKEMRERAEEERRAHQAAKAAAKQG, from the exons ATGGCAGCCTACACTTTGAAGCGTTGTTTAGGAGCTGTCAAAGTTATCCATAAATGTGGAAATCACCGTTTTATAG CTAGAAGATGTCTACTTTCCACACCATACACAGACACCAAATTATGGGACGCAAGAGAGAAAGATCATCAAAATCTGG CGTTGTTGGCCTCCTTGATGGATAGGACGTATGACCGAAACTTCCCTGTCAGCTCCCTGTCAATATCACGT TTTATTGACAACATATCGTCAAGAGAAGAGGTTGATCAAGCAGAGTACTATCTGTATAA aTTTCGCCACAGCCCGAACTGTTGGTACCTCAGAGACTGGACTGTCCACAGCTGGGTCAGACAGTGTCTCAGATACGGGGCCAGAGACAAGGCCCTGCACACACTCAAGAACAAG GTGCAATACGGAATGTTCCCAGATGATTTCACGTTCAACATTCTGATAGATTCCTTCATAAAAGATGAAGACTTCAAAG GTGCCTGTTCTGTCGTGGAAGAGGTGATGCTTCAGGAGTCTTTTGATCTGCCCACAACACAGATCCTGTCCCTGTATGCACTTAGCAATTACCTTGCAACCAAACCAGAGCTCAGC ATGTCAGAGGAGAGGGCTCTGGGAGCATCGCTGCTGATATCTGGCCTGAAGCAGGACGGCTCTATAGGCCTCAGCGCTCAACTGCTGGGCTGTGCTTTACTAG gtaAGGTGGAGATGGGGGCAGGGATCCATGCTGTGTTCAGGGGCATGCCTCTGATGTGGACACCAGGGTATCTGGGCCGGGCCCTGGCCGTCATGGAGAGAGTAGCTGCCGCTCCTGGAGATGGCAAACTATCAAAGGATGCT GTGGATTACCTGGAGGGTCTGTTGCAGGACCTGTCCTCTGCCTCAGACTCCTCCTCTGGAGAGGATGATGAGTCAGGAGGAGAcgaggggaagaaagaggaggaggtggatgaggacgaccaggcagagagagataaGCTACCCCTCTATGCCAGCAGGTTTAAG GATCTGAGTGGGCAGCTCCAGTCCAGGGGAAAGGTGGACCCTAGTCCCCTGCAGGTGCTGGTCTCCAGCCTGGTCCAGCAGAGCCTAGCCTCAGCAGAGGGCCCTGACATGGAGCAGTACCAGAGaaaggtgggggagtgggaggcagagaggcagCAGCTCatcagaagggagaaagagatgagggagagggctgaggaggagagacggGCCCATCAGGCAGCCAAGGCAGCTGCAAAGCAGGGCTGA